A genome region from Gemmatimonadota bacterium includes the following:
- a CDS encoding RtcB family protein — protein MTMIFGEHDELTIRQLQDVASRAERAALMADGHPGYVMPIGGVAAYRNQVSVVGVGFDIACGNAAIRTDLDESILGEGEERTRIVGNIADEIADVLSFGVGRKNRADDAPVDHPLFEDPAWRAIPVAHRDTLRTKARSQLGTVGSGNHYVDLLADESGTLWVGVHFGSRGFGHTVASNFLALGQNLPWGEKAPEVEVLLDLSTPLGDAYWSLMSLAGTYAYAGREWVARKVVSLLGAQEVERVHNHHNFAWKEVHSGEELVVVRKGATPAFPGQQGFVGGSMGDNAVIVRGALQAPSHADVDLRAASLFSTVHGAGRVMSRSAAAGKVHRKTGYVIREGAISREMMHSWLDERGVVLRGGGLDEAPQAYRRLPQVLAAQRGTVEVLHSLRPLIVVMAGANEWDPYRD, from the coding sequence ATGACCATGATCTTTGGCGAACACGACGAACTGACGATCCGTCAGCTGCAGGACGTGGCGTCGCGCGCCGAGCGTGCGGCGCTGATGGCCGATGGCCATCCGGGCTATGTGATGCCCATCGGCGGTGTCGCCGCCTATCGCAACCAGGTGTCGGTCGTTGGCGTCGGCTTCGACATCGCCTGCGGCAACGCCGCCATCCGCACCGACCTCGACGAGTCCATCCTCGGCGAGGGAGAGGAGCGCACGCGCATCGTGGGCAACATCGCCGACGAGATCGCCGACGTGCTCTCGTTCGGGGTGGGGCGGAAGAACCGCGCCGACGACGCCCCCGTCGACCATCCGCTCTTCGAGGATCCCGCGTGGCGCGCCATCCCGGTAGCGCATCGCGACACGCTGCGCACCAAGGCGCGCTCGCAGCTCGGAACCGTGGGGTCGGGGAACCACTACGTCGACCTCCTGGCCGACGAGTCGGGGACGCTGTGGGTCGGCGTGCACTTCGGCTCGCGCGGCTTCGGCCACACCGTGGCGTCCAACTTCCTGGCCTTGGGGCAGAACCTGCCGTGGGGAGAAAAGGCGCCCGAGGTGGAGGTGCTGCTCGACCTGTCGACCCCGTTAGGCGATGCCTACTGGTCGCTCATGTCGCTCGCCGGCACGTATGCCTATGCCGGGCGCGAATGGGTGGCGCGCAAGGTCGTTTCGCTGCTCGGCGCACAGGAGGTGGAGCGGGTGCACAACCATCACAACTTCGCATGGAAGGAGGTGCACAGCGGCGAGGAGCTGGTGGTCGTGCGAAAGGGGGCGACCCCTGCCTTCCCCGGGCAGCAGGGCTTCGTGGGTGGCTCGATGGGCGACAACGCCGTCATCGTGCGGGGGGCGCTCCAGGCGCCGTCGCACGCGGACGTCGACCTGCGCGCGGCGTCGCTCTTCTCCACCGTGCACGGCGCGGGGCGCGTGATGTCGCGGTCGGCTGCGGCGGGCAAGGTGCACCGCAAGACGGGGTACGTGATCCGCGAAGGGGCGATCAGCCGCGAGATGATGCACAGCTGGCTCGACGAGCGTGGCGTCGTCCTGCGCGGAGGCGGGCTGGACGAGGCGCCGCAGGCCTATCGACGCCTGCCGCAGGTGCTCGCCGCGCAGCGCGGGACGGTGGAGGTGTTGCACTCGCTGCGTCCGCTCATCGTGGTGATGGCGGGGGCCAACGAGTGGGATCCGTACCGGGACTAG
- a CDS encoding M20/M25/M40 family metallo-hydrolase, with product MRPIARRTFPLAAFLLAAVSPLAAQQPERLDYQMLGRIRDEGMQRSQVMDIVSWLADVKGPRLTGSPGFKAAGDWTIETLKKWGMSNVHYEPWSFGRGWSLERFSAHMIEPTIQPLIGYPKAWSPGTGGVVSGEVMQVMINAPADFEKYRGKLKGKIVLPQTERVVRMLEGDIVLKMGDKEVKEAETTPIPAAGGTPRFTQPAVSAAQLNKFYVDEGVIAVLDRGADSDMSAGGSDMSWQTQRVDGGTIFVGSAGSRDASAVMPPQVTLAVEHYNRMIRILQRGVPVKVELDLRVKFHDEGATPNGFNIIAEIPGTDPKLKDEIVLIGGHFDSWHAGTGATDNATGSAAMMEALRILKTLGVQPRRTIRIGLWGAEEQGLLGSREYVKQHIADGATLKPEHAKHSAYFNIDNGTGKIRGIWFQQNFGVQPVFQQWITPLADLGVTTLGPRNVSSTDHLPFDAAGIPGFQFIQERLEYNSRTHHSNMDVVDRVQRGDMMQMATVVAWFAYNASMRDEKLPRKAMPAPRVAQ from the coding sequence ATGCGCCCCATCGCACGTCGCACCTTTCCCCTCGCTGCCTTCCTCCTGGCTGCCGTGTCTCCGCTGGCCGCGCAGCAGCCCGAGCGCCTCGACTACCAGATGCTCGGGCGCATCCGCGACGAGGGGATGCAGCGCTCGCAGGTAATGGACATTGTCTCGTGGCTGGCCGACGTGAAGGGGCCGCGCCTAACGGGGAGCCCGGGCTTCAAGGCGGCCGGCGACTGGACCATCGAGACGCTCAAGAAGTGGGGGATGTCCAACGTCCACTACGAGCCGTGGAGCTTCGGGCGCGGTTGGTCGCTGGAGCGCTTCAGCGCCCACATGATCGAGCCGACCATCCAGCCGCTCATCGGCTACCCCAAGGCGTGGTCGCCAGGCACTGGCGGCGTGGTCAGCGGCGAGGTGATGCAGGTCATGATCAATGCGCCGGCCGACTTCGAGAAGTACCGCGGAAAGCTCAAGGGGAAGATCGTCCTCCCGCAGACGGAGCGTGTGGTGCGCATGCTGGAGGGCGACATCGTCCTCAAGATGGGAGACAAGGAGGTCAAGGAGGCGGAGACGACGCCGATCCCTGCAGCTGGCGGGACGCCGCGCTTCACGCAACCGGCGGTCTCGGCGGCGCAGCTCAACAAGTTCTACGTCGACGAAGGGGTCATCGCGGTCCTCGATCGTGGCGCCGACTCGGACATGTCGGCCGGCGGGAGCGACATGTCGTGGCAGACGCAGCGTGTCGACGGCGGGACGATCTTCGTGGGGAGCGCCGGGAGCCGCGACGCCAGCGCCGTCATGCCACCGCAGGTCACGCTGGCCGTCGAGCACTACAACCGGATGATCCGCATCCTCCAGCGGGGAGTCCCGGTCAAGGTCGAACTCGACCTGCGCGTGAAGTTCCACGACGAGGGGGCGACGCCCAACGGCTTCAACATCATCGCCGAGATCCCCGGCACCGACCCCAAGCTCAAGGACGAGATCGTCCTGATCGGCGGGCACTTCGACTCGTGGCACGCCGGGACCGGCGCCACCGACAACGCCACCGGCTCGGCGGCCATGATGGAGGCGCTGCGCATCCTCAAGACGTTAGGCGTGCAGCCGCGCCGCACGATTCGCATCGGGCTCTGGGGCGCCGAAGAGCAGGGGCTGCTGGGATCGCGCGAATACGTCAAGCAGCACATCGCCGATGGCGCGACGCTCAAGCCCGAGCATGCGAAGCACTCGGCCTACTTCAACATCGACAACGGCACCGGGAAGATTCGCGGGATCTGGTTCCAGCAGAACTTCGGCGTGCAGCCCGTCTTTCAGCAGTGGATCACCCCGCTGGCCGACCTCGGCGTGACCACGCTCGGGCCGCGCAACGTGTCGAGCACCGACCACCTCCCCTTCGATGCCGCGGGGATCCCGGGGTTCCAGTTCATCCAGGAGCGCCTCGAGTACAACTCGCGCACGCATCACTCCAACATGGACGTGGTGGATCGCGTGCAGCGCGGCGACATGATGCAGATGGCCACCGTGGTCGCCTGGTTTGCCTACAACGCGTCGATGCGCGACGAGAAGCTGCCGCGCAAGGCGATGCCGGCGCCACGGGTGGCGCAGTAG
- a CDS encoding FAD-binding dehydrogenase encodes MTTYDADAIVVGGGLAGLTATAELAEAGKRVILLDQEPEASLGGQAFWSFGGLFFVNSPEQRRLGIRDSRDLALQDWLGSAGFDRPEDAWPRRWAEAYVDFAAGEKRAWLRAMGHRIFPVVGWAERGGNLATEHGNSVPRFHITWGTGPGLLEPFERRVRAAVAAGKVTLCFRHRVTALNRSGGVINGVHGERLEPSGVARGEASSRLPVGDFSFYAPAVIVTSGGIGGNHALVRQSWPTRLGDPPERMVSGVPAHVDGLMLGVAEAAGARLINRDRMWHYVEGVTNWNPIWPMHGIRILPGPSSVWLDACGRRLPVPLFPGFDTMATLTYLRRIGYDWSWFVLTKKVIEREFALSGSEQNPDLTNRDWRQVLGRARGGVPAPVQAFMDKGEDFIVERTVGALARRMNEVACESLIDAGELQRVLEARDREVAHRFSKDAQVAAIRSAREYIGDRLIRTAKPHRFLDPAAGPLIAVRLSVLTRKTLGGLETDLSGRVLVESGEPLGGLYAAGEAAGFGGGGMHGYRSLEGTFLGGCLFSGRVAGRAVAKAV; translated from the coding sequence ATGACGACATACGATGCCGACGCGATCGTCGTTGGGGGAGGGCTGGCCGGGCTCACGGCCACCGCGGAGCTGGCCGAGGCCGGAAAGCGGGTCATTCTGCTCGATCAGGAACCCGAGGCGTCGCTCGGTGGGCAGGCCTTCTGGTCGTTCGGGGGGCTCTTCTTCGTCAACTCACCGGAACAGCGGCGGCTCGGGATCCGCGACTCGCGCGACCTCGCCCTCCAGGACTGGCTTGGCTCCGCGGGGTTCGACCGCCCGGAGGACGCCTGGCCCCGCCGGTGGGCCGAGGCGTACGTCGACTTCGCCGCGGGGGAAAAGCGGGCGTGGCTGCGAGCGATGGGGCACCGGATCTTCCCCGTGGTCGGGTGGGCGGAACGTGGCGGGAACCTGGCGACCGAGCATGGCAACTCGGTTCCGCGCTTCCATATCACGTGGGGGACGGGCCCGGGGTTGCTCGAGCCCTTCGAGCGCCGGGTGCGCGCGGCGGTGGCCGCAGGCAAGGTGACGCTCTGCTTCCGCCACCGGGTCACGGCGCTCAACCGCAGCGGCGGCGTGATCAACGGCGTGCACGGCGAGCGACTCGAACCCAGCGGTGTCGCGCGCGGCGAAGCCTCGTCGCGCCTTCCGGTTGGCGACTTCTCCTTCTATGCGCCGGCGGTGATCGTGACGTCGGGGGGGATCGGGGGGAACCACGCACTCGTCAGGCAGTCGTGGCCCACCCGGCTCGGCGACCCGCCGGAACGGATGGTGTCGGGAGTGCCCGCGCACGTGGATGGGTTGATGCTCGGCGTGGCCGAGGCGGCGGGAGCGCGCCTCATCAACCGCGACCGCATGTGGCACTACGTGGAAGGGGTGACCAACTGGAACCCCATCTGGCCCATGCACGGGATCCGCATCCTCCCCGGTCCGTCGTCGGTCTGGCTCGACGCCTGCGGGCGACGGCTCCCGGTCCCGCTCTTTCCGGGCTTCGACACGATGGCGACGCTCACCTACCTCCGGCGCATCGGCTACGACTGGTCGTGGTTCGTGCTGACCAAGAAGGTGATCGAGCGCGAGTTCGCGCTGTCGGGGTCAGAGCAGAACCCCGACCTCACGAATCGCGACTGGCGCCAGGTGCTGGGGCGCGCGCGCGGCGGGGTGCCGGCGCCGGTGCAGGCGTTCATGGACAAGGGGGAGGACTTCATCGTCGAACGGACCGTGGGGGCGCTGGCGCGGCGGATGAACGAGGTCGCCTGCGAGTCGTTGATCGATGCCGGCGAGCTGCAACGGGTGCTGGAGGCGCGCGACCGTGAGGTGGCGCATCGGTTCTCGAAGGACGCGCAGGTAGCCGCCATCCGCTCGGCGCGTGAATACATCGGCGACCGGTTGATCCGCACCGCCAAGCCGCACCGCTTCCTCGATCCCGCGGCCGGGCCGTTGATCGCGGTGCGCCTGAGCGTGCTGACGCGCAAGACGTTAGGCGGGCTGGAGACCGACCTGTCGGGGCGGGTGCTGGTGGAGAGCGGCGAGCCGTTAGGCGGCCTGTACGCGGCCGGCGAAGCCGCGGGGTTCGGCGGCGGCGGGATGCACGGGTACCGCTCGCTGGAAGGGACGTTCCTGGGGGGGTGCCTGTTTTCGGGACGGGTGGCGGGGCGGGCGGTGGCGAAGGCGGTTTAG
- a CDS encoding sulfotransferase domain-containing protein, whose translation MSLLFWLLGAVVVGYIGYTMYLATVLKWEDEQTVGLAYYGLPLAGRNAFKDTLRAHARRLRPLIQFNAKFTKLDFAKSHITHQGVAGPGGSCSADSFAKAAAYQPRAEDVFVVTQMKCGTTWMQNVVYEVLKRGKGDLVETGGAMYAISPWIEGRKSVPIDQAPLIGTERPTRIIKTHLPASLCPFDAKAKYIYVARHPVSCFASCIDFVDTNVGGMSPDLPAFEAWFTSPAHMWWGTWTDHVKGWWTRAKQSPDHVLFVYFEDMKKDLGAVVQQVAAFLGVPPLNADELKAVVHKCGFAYMQEHQDNFEMHPPHILQTNAELFVSGSADRYKNVPAEIRTRVAQWVVRDMQGSDFPLAEKYPDVAKTVG comes from the coding sequence ATGTCCCTCCTGTTCTGGCTCCTCGGCGCCGTCGTCGTCGGCTACATCGGCTATACGATGTACCTGGCCACGGTCCTCAAGTGGGAGGACGAACAGACGGTCGGGCTGGCCTACTACGGGCTCCCGCTCGCCGGGCGCAACGCCTTCAAGGACACGCTCCGCGCGCACGCGCGTCGCCTGCGCCCGCTGATCCAGTTCAACGCGAAGTTCACCAAGCTCGACTTCGCCAAGTCGCACATCACCCACCAGGGGGTCGCAGGCCCCGGCGGGAGCTGCAGCGCGGACTCGTTCGCCAAGGCGGCGGCCTACCAGCCGAGAGCCGAGGACGTCTTCGTGGTCACGCAGATGAAGTGCGGGACCACGTGGATGCAGAACGTCGTCTACGAGGTGCTCAAGCGCGGCAAGGGCGACCTCGTCGAGACTGGCGGCGCGATGTATGCCATCTCGCCGTGGATCGAGGGACGGAAGAGCGTCCCCATCGATCAGGCACCGCTCATCGGCACCGAACGCCCGACGCGCATCATCAAGACGCATCTTCCTGCGTCGCTCTGCCCCTTTGATGCCAAGGCGAAGTACATCTACGTGGCGCGACACCCGGTGTCGTGCTTCGCCAGCTGCATCGACTTCGTCGACACCAACGTGGGCGGCATGTCCCCCGACCTCCCGGCCTTCGAGGCCTGGTTCACCTCGCCCGCGCACATGTGGTGGGGCACCTGGACCGACCACGTGAAGGGATGGTGGACGCGCGCGAAGCAGTCACCCGACCACGTCCTGTTCGTGTATTTCGAGGACATGAAGAAGGACCTCGGCGCGGTCGTGCAGCAGGTCGCCGCCTTCCTCGGCGTCCCCCCGCTCAATGCAGATGAACTCAAGGCCGTGGTGCACAAGTGCGGCTTCGCCTACATGCAGGAGCACCAGGACAACTTCGAGATGCATCCGCCGCACATCCTGCAGACGAACGCCGAGCTGTTCGTCTCCGGGTCGGCCGATCGCTACAAGAACGTCCCGGCCGAGATCCGGACGCGGGTGGCGCAGTGGGTCGTGCGCGACATGCAGGGGAGTGACTTTCCGCTGGCGGAGAAGTACCCGGACGTTGCGAAGACCGTCGGCTAA
- a CDS encoding DinB family protein — protein MDPRLTPLAAILDLNTHLFGNCLDGLSDEQAATRVVDGTNHVAFVAAHMADSRFFALKVLGQTVDNPLAPALAGAKTLEDVKGPLPLDATRAAWATVSAALRAALESLTPEQLDAPSTMRFPISDKTVLGVIAFLVQHDAYHLGQLSLLRRQLGLAGMSYK, from the coding sequence ATGGATCCCCGCCTTACCCCCCTCGCCGCCATTCTCGACCTCAACACGCACCTCTTCGGCAACTGCCTGGACGGGCTCTCCGACGAGCAGGCGGCCACGCGTGTGGTGGACGGGACCAACCATGTGGCCTTCGTCGCGGCCCACATGGCCGATTCGCGGTTCTTTGCCCTCAAGGTGCTTGGACAGACCGTCGACAACCCGCTCGCCCCGGCGCTCGCGGGGGCCAAGACGCTGGAGGACGTGAAGGGTCCGCTCCCGCTCGATGCGACGCGCGCCGCCTGGGCCACCGTCTCGGCGGCTCTGCGGGCCGCGCTCGAGTCGCTCACCCCCGAGCAGCTCGACGCGCCGTCCACCATGCGCTTCCCGATCAGCGACAAGACCGTGCTGGGGGTCATCGCCTTCCTGGTTCAGCACGACGCCTATCACCTCGGGCAGCTCTCCCTCCTGCGCCGTCAACTGGGCCTCGCCGGGATGTCGTACAAGTAG
- a CDS encoding formamidopyrimidine-DNA glycosylase has translation MPELPDIVVYCEALRRHVVGRTLERVRLSNPFLLRSVTPPIDAIVGRPVVDVRRMGKRIILDFGDGLFLVVHLMIAGRLRWRAVGGKVPAKLGIAYFDFPNGVLILTEAGTKRRASLTLVQGEAALAAIDRGGLEPLEATHAAFAERLRRENHTLKRSLTDPRLFSGIGNAFSDEVLHRARLSPLLLTSRLDDESIERLRLATVAVLTEWTQRTRDEVGAGFPETVTAFREGMAVHGRFGQPCPDCGAPVQRIRYADNETNYCARCQNEGRILADRALSRLLKDDFPRSLNDEG, from the coding sequence GTGCCCGAACTACCGGACATCGTGGTGTACTGCGAAGCGCTGCGCCGCCACGTGGTCGGGCGGACGCTGGAGCGTGTGCGCCTGTCGAATCCGTTCCTCCTCCGCTCGGTCACCCCGCCCATCGACGCGATCGTCGGTCGTCCCGTCGTGGACGTGCGTCGCATGGGCAAGCGCATCATCCTCGACTTCGGCGATGGGCTCTTCCTCGTCGTGCACCTGATGATCGCGGGGCGCCTGCGCTGGCGCGCGGTCGGTGGCAAGGTCCCGGCCAAACTGGGGATTGCCTACTTCGACTTCCCGAATGGGGTCCTGATCCTCACCGAGGCCGGGACCAAGCGCCGCGCCTCGCTCACCCTGGTGCAGGGGGAGGCCGCGCTCGCCGCCATCGACCGAGGCGGCCTCGAGCCGCTCGAGGCCACGCACGCCGCCTTCGCCGAGCGGCTGCGGCGCGAGAATCACACGCTCAAGCGCTCGCTTACCGATCCCCGACTGTTCAGCGGGATCGGCAACGCCTTTTCCGACGAAGTCCTCCACCGCGCCCGCCTCTCCCCGCTCCTCCTCACCTCGCGGCTGGACGACGAGAGCATCGAGCGCTTGCGCCTGGCGACGGTCGCCGTTCTCACGGAGTGGACCCAGCGCACGCGCGATGAGGTGGGGGCGGGCTTTCCCGAGACGGTCACCGCCTTTCGCGAGGGGATGGCGGTGCACGGGCGCTTTGGCCAGCCGTGCCCCGACTGTGGCGCCCCGGTACAGCGCATTCGCTACGCCGACAACGAGACCAACTACTGCGCCCGCTGCCAGAACGAGGGGCGCATCCTCGCCGATCGGGCCCTCTCGCGGTTGCTCAAGGACGACTTCCCGAGAAGCTTGAACGACGAGGGCTGA